TTTTATCCTGAGCAATTGCTAGATCGCCAAAGGCAAACAATGTCAACAGAAAGGTGCTCAGCGGAACTTGTAAAGCCAGAAATCTCAACCAACGGGACATACTTGCTCCCCCAATACATTATTTGCTAGTTGTCTCTACCACTGGATTCAAAAGGCTCAGTCTCATTTGCACTCGAACTAGGATTGAGAAATTAGAAAACTTTAACGTCAATCATAGATTTCATAGTTGGAAAGTATCATACATATTGAGGAATTGATCTTAAATTGTTGATTGAGCAGAAATCTAGAAGTTCTCGATATAGAGAATCTATGGCGACAAATTCTTTCTGCTTTCTTAGCTAAGCTAGCGATATATCCTATACCTTTATAGAAGGCTGATAACACTTACTGGCTTAAATTTTATTTCTGTAAATATTTTAAACGAATATATCACGTTTGGGTTCCAAGATCTCTCGCAAAATATTAAAATATTGCGAAATGCTTTTGAATTTAGTAATTCTAGTTTTAGGGAAGAATATTAGCCTTAAAAGGCTTGCCTTTTGTTCACCTATAGGTTGAAAAATTCTAAATCTCAAGAGAAATTAGGCTACAAGATTTGTGACAAGAAAAGTTTGGTTCGTTCTTCTTTGGGATTTTGAAAAAATTGCTCTGGAGCAGCTTCTTCAACGACAGTACCTTGGTCCATCAGCAGAATACGGTTTGCTACTTCTCTGGCAAACCCAACTTCATGGGTAACCACGACCATAGTCATACCTGATTCAGCTAACGATTGCATGACGACTAACACTTCTTTTACCATCTCAGGATCAAGGGCAGAGGTGGGTTCGTCGAACAACATAATCTTGGGCTGCATGGCGAGAGCCCGTGCGATCGCAACTCGTTGCTGCTGTCCTCCCGACAACTGTCCAGGATATTTATGGGCTTGCTCCAAAATATCGACCTGTTCCAAAAGCTGCATCGCCACCTCTTCTGCTTTAGTGCGGGGCCAACGTCTCACCCAAATCGGTGCCAAGGTGATATTTTGCAACACCGTCAGATGGGGAAATAAATTAAACTGCTGAAACACCATCCCCACTTCCCGGCGAATCGATTCAATATGGCCGAGGTCTGGGGATAGCTCCATGCCATCAATGACAATCTGTCCTTGCTGATAGTCTTCTAAGGCATTAAGAGTACGAATAAAGGTAGACTTGCCTGACCCTGAGGGTCCCATCAGTACGACTACTTCTTGGCGCTCCACCTTTAAATCCACGCCCTGTAAGACATGAAAAGCGTCGTACCACTTGTGGACATCTGTGGCCACAATAATCGGATTCATTTCAGTCATTGCAGTTTATCTATCAACCGGAATACAACAAGCCTCACTTCACACCGAGTTGACGCTCTAAACGCCGACTTCCCAAAGACATCAGATAACAAAATAACCAGTACAGCAAACCAATAAATAAATACACTTCTCCATGCCGACCAATAAATCGTGGTTGAGAGAGAACGGACCGTGAAATCCCCGTCAGTTCTACAAGACCAATAATCGATAGTAGTGAAGTGTCTTTAAACAATCCAATAAATTGCCCAACAATTGTGGGGATGACCGATCGTAAGGCTTGCGGTAACACCACCAAACTTAAAACCAAAACTGGATTGAGCCCCAACGCTTTGGCTGCTTCCATTTGACCTTGAGGGATCGACTGTAAGCCCCCCCGTACATTCTCTGCCAGATAAGCTGCACTAAAGAGTGTGAGACCACAAATTGCCCGCAAGACTGCATCTAACTGTACTTGGCTTGGCAATACCAGTGGTAACATCACCCCGGCAATAAAGAGAACTCCTATTAACGGTAACCCTCGAATCACTTCGATGTATAAGATACAGAGAGTCCGAATCACAGGTAGGGAACTGCGCCGTCCTAAAGCCAATAGCACACCTATTGGGAATGACAGGGCAATACTAACGACTGCCGTCAGCACGGTCAATAACAACCCTTGCCAAACATTAGTTCCGATGGCGCTTAATCCCAACCCTCCCATTAATAGCCATAGGATCATAAACACGGTTAGGAACCAAACTGAAGGCAAACCTCTGCTGATCAAGCGAGGAGATAGGTGAGCTTTCAACCACGGTCCCCCCAGTAGGTTGAACAAAGCAACACTGCCTATCGCTGCAACCCATATTAGCTCTGGGCGTTGCCCACCCACTAAAGGGGCAACGCTTAAGCCAATTGCAGTCAAAATCCCCACACTGATGGGTACAGTCCGGTTCCACTGAATGACACCTGCTGTCAGGCTGGTTACTGCGGAAACCAGCAATACAATCAACCATACTCGCCAAATTTGGTCGAGGGGAAAGCGGCCGACAAAGAACAAGCGTAAGTTGGCTTGCAAAACCGTCCATTGCGCCTGACTAAACATCCACAGAAATAGACCTTGTCCCCCAAGATAAATAATCCAGAGACTAATCACCGTTAGCAAACAGTTGTACCAAGTGCTGAAGAGGTTGCGGCGCAACCAGATCAATATAGAGGAAGCTGAAGGCGTAATCGGAGATTTCGGCGGCATTGGACTCATTGCTCTATCGCTCAACCAATTGAATGCTGCGGTTGTAGAGATTCATCAGAATTGAAATCAGTAGACTCATTGTTAAATAGATCGCCATTAACAACAGGACAATCTCAACCGAGCGTCCGGTATCTTCTAAGGAGGCAGAGGCGACATAGTAGATATCGGGGTAGCCTACTGCGACGGCTAGGCTAGAATTTTTCGCCAAGTTCAAATATTGACTGGTTAACGGTGGCACAATCACCCTTAAGGCTTGGGGGAACACCACAAATCGCATGACTAGTGTCGGCTTTAGCCCTAAAGCTCGTGCCGCTTCTGACTGACCGATGGAAACAGAGCGAATACCTGCTCGCACGATTTCAGCAATAAAGGCTGCCGTATACAAAGTAAGGCCCAAGAGTAAAGCGGAAAATTCTGATGTGAATTGTAAGCCACCCGTCACCACGAGTTTGTCCACTTGGGGTTGGCTGAGGTCAAACGGTAAGTGCTGGGTGAACAGGGCGATGCCTCCTGCCAAGCCCATGAGCAATAGTAATGGCCATAACCAGGCAAAGATGATGCGTCCCTGCTCGATTTGTAA
The Acaryochloris marina S15 genome window above contains:
- a CDS encoding amino acid ABC transporter ATP-binding protein, with amino-acid sequence MTEMNPIIVATDVHKWYDAFHVLQGVDLKVERQEVVVLMGPSGSGKSTFIRTLNALEDYQQGQIVIDGMELSPDLGHIESIRREVGMVFQQFNLFPHLTVLQNITLAPIWVRRWPRTKAEEVAMQLLEQVDILEQAHKYPGQLSGGQQQRVAIARALAMQPKIMLFDEPTSALDPEMVKEVLVVMQSLAESGMTMVVVTHEVGFAREVANRILLMDQGTVVEEAAPEQFFQNPKEERTKLFLSQIL
- a CDS encoding amino acid ABC transporter permease encodes the protein MPPKSPITPSASSILIWLRRNLFSTWYNCLLTVISLWIIYLGGQGLFLWMFSQAQWTVLQANLRLFFVGRFPLDQIWRVWLIVLLVSAVTSLTAGVIQWNRTVPISVGILTAIGLSVAPLVGGQRPELIWVAAIGSVALFNLLGGPWLKAHLSPRLISRGLPSVWFLTVFMILWLLMGGLGLSAIGTNVWQGLLLTVLTAVVSIALSFPIGVLLALGRRSSLPVIRTLCILYIEVIRGLPLIGVLFIAGVMLPLVLPSQVQLDAVLRAICGLTLFSAAYLAENVRGGLQSIPQGQMEAAKALGLNPVLVLSLVVLPQALRSVIPTIVGQFIGLFKDTSLLSIIGLVELTGISRSVLSQPRFIGRHGEVYLFIGLLYWLFCYLMSLGSRRLERQLGVK